The proteins below are encoded in one region of Ciconia boyciana chromosome 31, ASM3463844v1, whole genome shotgun sequence:
- the PGLS gene encoding 6-phosphogluconolactonase: MAGAAARRVSVFPSPQELGPALAQLVAERAAGAGGRFSLGLSGGSLVGILARDLPPAAAAAGPAAPARWLVAFCDERLVPPEHPDSTVGAYKAQLLPRLPGPGPRVLALSPGLSPAAAAADYAAQLRQAFPGEEVPVFDLLVLGVGPDGHTCSLFPGHPLLQEKEKIVAAITDSPKPPAERITLTLPVLNAARMVVFVATGEGKAAVLKRILEGDEENPLPAARVRPHSGQLRWFLDESAAKELTIPVEKHSVL; encoded by the exons atggccggcgccgctgcccgccgcgtCTCGGTGTTCCCCTCGCCGCAGGAGCTGGGCCCGGCCCTGGCGCAGCTGGTGGCcgagcgggcggcgggggccggcgggcgcTTCTCGCTGGGCCTCTCGGGAGGGAGCCTGGTGGGGATCCTCGCCCGGGacctgccccccgccgccgccgccgcaggccccgccgcgccggcccgCTGGCTGGTGGCCTTCTGCGACGAGCGGCTGGTGCCGCCCGAGCACCCGGACAGCACCGTCGGGGCCTACaag GCCCAGCTGCTGCCGCGGCTGCCGGGCCCCGGGCCGCGGGTGCTGGCCCTCAGCCCCGGGCtgtcccccgccgccgccgccgctgacTACGCCGCGCAGCTCCGCCAG GCGTTCCCGGGCGAGGAGGTGCCCGTCTTCGACTTGCTGGTGCTGGGGGTCGGGCCGGACGGCCATAcctgctccctcttccctgGCCACCCCCTGCTCCAG gagaaagagaaaatagttGCTGCTATTACCGACTCCCCAAAGCCACCAGCGGAGCGAATAACGTTGACGCTGCCCGTGCTGAATGCCGCACGGATGGTTGTGTTTGTGGCTACGGGGGAAGGCAAAGCTGCCGTTTTAAAG CGCATTTTGGAAGGCGACGAGGAAAACCCCCTTCCCGCCGCTCGCGTGCGGCCTCACTCCGGGCAGCTGCGCTGGTTCCTGGATGAGTCGGCAGCCAAGGAGCTGACCATCCCCGTCGAGAAACATTCCGTCCTGTAG
- the SLC27A1 gene encoding long-chain fatty acid transport protein 1 — protein sequence MHPAGVCAASLGSLGLLRFLGAPWSWSLAASLGVCLGSGGWRLLRLVLRTAPRDLFGLSVLLRVKYKLRKHQKAKSTIPKMFQDVVRRHPDKVALIYEATGEQWTFRRLDEYSNTVANYFYQQGFRLGDVIAIFMESRPEFVGLWLGMAKIGIEAALINFNLRLDSLVYCVMTSGAKAVIFGGELSSAISEVNGMLGKNMAKFCSGDYNPDVVPAETRHLDPLLSTASKSPPTQIPVKGLDDRLFYIYTSGTTGMPKAAIVVHSRYYRIAAFGYYAYKMHPEDVLYNCLPLYHSAGNIMGVGQCLIHGLTVVIRKKFSASRFWDDCTKYRCTIIQYIGEICRYLLNQPVRESETQHCVRLAVGNGLRPTIWEDFTKRFRIKQIGEFYGATECNCSIANLDGKVGACGFNSRILPNVYPIRLVKVNEDTMELIRDSGGLCIPCRPGEPGLLVGQINQRDPLRRFDGYVSESATNKKIAYNVLRKGDQAYLSGDVLVMDELGYMYFKDRSGDTFRWRGENVSTTEVEGMLSHILNQTDVAVYGVEVPGVEGKAGMAAIADPKAKVNPNVLYQQLQKVLPPYARPVFLRLLPQVDTTGTFKIQKTRLQREGFDPHQTSDRLYFLDLKLGKYVPLDECLYERICSGKAAL from the exons ATGCACCCGGCGGGGGTCTGCGCCGcctccctgggctccctggggctgctgcggTTCCTGGGCGCTCCCTGGTCCTGGAGCCTGGCCGCCTCCCTGGGCGTCTGCCTGGGCAGCGGGGGATGGCGGCTGCTGCGGCTGGTCCTCAGGACGGCTCCGCGGGACCTCTT cGGCCTCTCGGTGCTGTTACGAGTCAAGTACAAGTTGCGAAAGCATCAAAAAGCCAAAAGCACCATCCCCAAGATGTTCCAGGACGTTGTCCGCAGGCACCCTGACAAAGTGGCTCTGATTTATGAGGCCACCGGTGAGCAGTGGACCTTCAGGAGGCTGGATGAGTACTCCAACACCGTGGCTAACTACTTCTACCAGCAAGGCTTCCGGCTGGGGGACGTCATTGCCATCTTCATGGAGAGCCGCCCTGAATTTGTTGGCCTCTGGCTAGGGATGGCAAAAATCGGCATCGAAGCGGCTCTAATCAACTTCAATTTGCGTTTGGATTCTCTGGTTTACTGCGTGATGACTTCGGGGGCGAAAGCCGTGATCTTCGGAGGGGAGCTGTCTTCAG CAATATCTGAAGTGAATGGGATGTTGGGGAAGAACATGGCGAAGTTCTGCTCCGGCGACTATAACCCGGATGTCGTTCCTGCGGAGACCAGACATCTTGATCCTCTTCTGAGTACCGCATCGAAATCACCCCCGACTCAGATTCCAGTCAAAGGTTTAGATG ACCGGCTCTTCTATATCTACACTTCAGGAACAACAGGAATGCCCAAAGCTGCCATTGTGGTGCACAGCAG GTATTACCGTATCGCTGCCTTTGGTTACTACGCCTACAAAATGCACCCGGAGGACGTCCTCTACAACTGCCTCCCGCTCTATCATTCTGCAG GTAACATCATGGGAGTTGGCCAGTGTCTAATCCATGGCCTCACCGTGGTGATCAGGAAGAAGTTCTCGGCCAGTCGCTTCTGGGACGACTGCACGAAATACAGATGCACG ATTATTCAGTATATCGGGGAAATCTGCAGGTATCTTCTGAATCAGCCGGTCCGAGAGTCAGAAACCCAACACTGCGTGCGGCTGGCGGTGGGCAATGGTTTGAGACCCACCATATGGGAGGACTTCACAAAGCGCTTCCGAATTAAGCAGATCGGAGAGTTCTACGGAGCCACGGAGTGCAACTGCAGCATTGCCAACTTGGATGGAaag GTCGGTGCCTGTGGTTTCAACAGCCGGATTTTGCCCAATGTTTATCCCATTCGTTTGGTGAAGGTAAACGAGGACACGATGGAGCTGATCCGGGATTCCGGTGGGCTGTGTATCCCCTGTCGCCCAG GAGAGCCGGGATTGCTCGTCGGTCAGATAAATCAACGGGATCCCCTGCGTCGGTTCGACGGCTACGTCAGCGAGAGCGCCACCAACAAGAAGATCGCTTACAACGTGCTTCGGAAAGGGGACCAGGCGTACCTTTCAG gAGACGTGTTGGTGATGGACGAACTCGGTTACATGTACTTCAAAGATCGCAGCGGGGACACCTTCCGATGGCGAGGAGAGAACGTCTCTACCACGGAGGTGGAAGGAATGTTGAGTCACATCCTCAACCAGACGGATGTGGCAGTGTACGGAGTGGAAGTACCAG GGGTGGAGGGCAAAGCCGGGATGGCGGCGATCGCAGATCCCAAAGCTAAAGTCAACCCCAACGTCCTCtaccagcagctgcagaaggtgTTGCCTCCCTACGCCCGGCCCGTCTTTCTCCGGCTCCTGCCCCAGGTTGACACCACAG gtaCATTTAAGATTCAGAAAACCCGCTTACAGAGGGAAGGATTCGACCCCCACCAAACCTCCGATCGGTTGTATTTTCTGGATCTAAAGTTGGGAAAATACGTTCCTCTGGATGAATGCCTTTATGAAAGGATTTGTTCTGGAAAAGCCGCTTTATGA
- the NXNL1 gene encoding nucleoredoxin-like protein 1 translates to MAALFTGKVLMANREQDEVETERELGRALENKVLLLYFGSGQCPQCRQFSPLLKDFFLRLTDEFYVERASQLVLVYVSRDETEEQQSAFLRTMPKRWLAVPFGDTFKRELELRFAVSEVPAVVVLKPNGEVIVGNAVEEIRRMGPACFRNWQEAAELVDRNFLLAEDFDDWTRRSITDPIRRLKYKLDKKTEAKNKERKEEGEESS, encoded by the exons ATGGCCGCCCTCTTCACCGGGAAGGTCCTGATGGCCAACCGGGAGCAGGACGAGGTGGAGACGGAGCGGGAGCTGGGCCGGGCGCTGGAGAACAAGGTGCTGCTGCTCTACTTCGGCTCCGGGCAGTGCCCGCAGTGCCGGCAGTTCTCCCCGCTCCTCAAGGATTTCTTCTTACGGCTGACGGACGAGTTTTACGTGGAACGAGCTTCGCAGTTGGTCCTGGTGTACGTGTCCCGGGACGAGACGGAGGAGCAGCAGAGCGCTTTCCTGAGGACCATGCCGAAACGCTGGCTGGCCGTACCTTTCGGGGACACCTTCAAAAG ggagctggagctgcgGTTTGCTGTGTCCGAGGTGCCCGCAGTGGTGGTGCTGAAGCCGAACGGGGAAGTAATCGTTGGAAACGCCGTGGAAGAGATCCGGCGGATGGGTCCTGCTTGCTTCCGAAACTGGCAGGAGGCCGCCGAGCTGGTAGACAGAAATTTTCTCTTGGCAGAGGATTTTGATGATTGGACCAGGAGAAGCATCACCGACCCCATCCGCCGCCTCAAGTACAAGCTGGACAAGAAGACGGAGGCGAagaacaaggaaaggaaagaggaaggtgaAGAGTCGTCTTAG